The nucleotide window AGTGCGACTCTCCTTAGGGGTTCCCACTCTGCTCTTGCTATGGCTTTCATACTATAAGGTTCGTCTCAAAAAACTAAATCCTTTAGGGATGAAAATTAGCCTAAAAGCGTTAACACGCTGACAAGTATAGCTATAGTCCCTAATAGGAAGTTTATAATATATACGGTCTTAGTTTTTGCGACCCTCATCAGTATACCAATTATCAAGATCCCCGTTATAAATGCGGAAATTAAAGCGATAATGAGCCCCTGAGTACCTATCTGGTCTACTGCATATGACACGTTATGCCTTGTAAATAACAGTGTAGTCCCTACAGCACCGAGTGCTGCGGGGATATAGGCTAGGTAAGAGTACCTAAAAGCGTCTTCCGGTTTAATACCTAAAAGTAACATAGTTGATACCGTCATCCCAGACCTACTGACGCCCGGTAGGGCTGCAAGTCCTTGTGCAACTCCTATTATGACCATGTGCTTCAGGGACAGACCGTTAAACTCTCGGGGCTTTAGGTTTTCCCTAGTAAACTTGATGTAAACCCCGTCTACAATTAATACCGCTCCCAGTATCATCATCGGTATTGACGGGTTATAAGCGTTCTGTAATAGCTTATCTGAAATGATATAAAGTGGTACCCCTACTATACCAGTAATTAAGGTCACTATAACGAGGAATTTGAGGAGAAACCTGTCCTTAAACACCCTGACCACGTCTTTTCTAAAGTATATAAGGGCAGACCCTATGGAGCCCATTTCCATGAACAGACCAAAAGTGTATGCGACTGTTATGGACAGCCCCAAGAGGAAGTGGGAGGCAAATATTTCTTGTGTCTTGCTACTTATAGGTAACCACTCTGATATGCCTTGGACAATACCGATAATTATTGACTTAATCGCATCTATCAACCTTATTCACCTGAAAGGATAACCAGTTCTAGTGATAACGCCGTTATGTCAATGTCATGGAAAAGCAGAGATGTAAAAAGAGAGAGGGGCCCTATCAGCTTAGGGATCTTCCACCTAACTAACGACAGGGCGGCAGGTATCAAGAATATCGGGAAATAGATGTGGTTAAGGTTTAGGGCAGATAGTAATACCGAAGTGACTAACACAAAGGGTTGTCTCATACAATCGAGAACTCTTACGTTTCTAATAAAGCTCATCTACATAGTTTATATATAAAAAGATGAGATATGGATAATTTTATAGGATTATATATTATCTATAGCCCTATGAAGAAGTATTGGGTACTCCTGATATTGTTCTTAGCATTAACGGTATATGTAAAGTTAATAGGTGAGCAGAATATCCCCTTAAATGTAGAGGTCTTTAAGCTAATTAACTACAACCAATATACTCCCCTTAACCCGGTCATGGTCTTTCTATCCAAATACGGGAGAGAGTACGTGTGGATACCAGTAACTGCTATCCTCTTGGTGTTTAAGAAGACTAGGAGGACTGCAATAACACTCGCAGCGTCTTTTATATTAGCCATAATTTTAGGTGAAGCCAGTAAATACTTAGTGGCACAGATGAGGCCCTTTTATTACATTACTCCGGACTATCTGCTTGTCCCAAGACCTCACGACTTTAGCTATCCGTCCGGGCATGCCCTTATAGTTGGTGACGGGGCTATGGTCTTGGCTTTTACATCGCCTAAATGGGTCTGGGTACCCCTATTCGTAGAGGCACTACTAGTCTCCTACTCTAGAGTCTATGTCGGTGTACATTGGCCCCTAGATATCTTGGGAGGTTGGTTATTAGGGGGATGGATAGCCTTATTTACTATCGATATGGAAGGACGGGGCCTGTTAAGGCCATTTGAACGTGCATTGAAAGCTGAGTGAGAAAGGGATTAGATAGGTCAAGGCGATGAACCGGTTTACATTGATAGTATGTGAAACGGGCTAAAAAACGAAGACACCTAAAATACGTATGGACTCGTAAGTCTATACTTATCGAAGCTTTAAAGCGACGTAAATTCTTCGATTAGGTAACCCACTTAAGGGCTTCGGTCGTTATACTCTAACTAGTTCCGAGGTAATTGTTCTCTTTTTAACGAACACTTAACGTCATATTTCACACTCAACAGCCCTAAACCCTGATTACGAATATGTAATTCCACATATCCAATTAGTAAAAACATGTCGACGTAAGGGTTTTACGTAAAATATTATACATCCCCCCCCCCACGCAACAAAGGCTTTACCGTGATATAGCCCTTTACGTCCACTTTTTCTATCAAAACCAATGAAGTCCAAAATCCCACCTTATCCCAAATCAAAAGAAATTAATTTTACCGTGATAAAAAATTAAATTATGTTTCCTTTAAAATCTTTAGACCAACTACAAATAGGACTAACTGAAGACCATGAGCTGCTTAGGCAAAGTATAAGGGAGTTCTCTGAGAAATTCCTCCTCCCTAATGTAGATAAAGGAGAAAAAGAAAGGGATTTCCCTAAAGAAGCCGTTGACCAAGCTAGAGAACTGGGCCTTTTCGGGCTCGATATACCTACAGAATACGGGGGCCAAGGTGCGGACTATTTATCACTCTTGGTGACCTCAGAGGAAATCTCAAGGGTCTGGACTTCTTTCAGTGCATTACTATTAGTCCACTGGATGTTAGGTAGGGCCGTGTTGAAATACGGTAATGAAGAGGTAAAGAAAAAGTACTTACCAGAGGTAGCCAGCGGTAGGAAAATAGGGGGTTTTGCAAATACCGAACCAGAAGCGGGGTCTGATGTAGCGGGGATAAAGTCTACTGCAAAAAAGGTGAACAGCCATTACGTCATAAATGCGAGGAAAATCTTCATAACTAACGGCGACATAGCGGACTATTTAATTATTACCGCTAGGACTTCGCCTCCAGACCCCAAAGCTAGGTGGAAAGGGATAAGTATGTTCCTAGTAGAGAGGGACTGGGGTATAAAAGCTGTCAGTAGGATAGAGACTACCGGCCTTAAGGCGTCCCATACCGCGGAAATCCTGCTCGAAGACGTAAAGGTACCGGAAGAGAACTTACTCGGGGAAGAAGGTCTCGGATTTAAGTACGCTGTCGAGTCTTTCGACTATGCGAGGACTATAGTGTCTTCTCAAGCTGTAGGTATAGCCCAATCAGCTTTTGAGAAGTTAATAGACTACTCTTTGCAGAGAAAGTCTTTCGAAAGGCCTATAGCCGACTTCCAAATGGTCCAGCAAAAGGTCAGCGAATCTTTTTCCGACCTAATGACCTCAAGGCTGTTAACCTATTGGGCTGGGACGCTTTACCAAAAGGGGATGATGGACGAATATATAATTGCAGCGTCTTTAGCTAAATTCCACTCTACAGAAGCCGCAGAAAAGGTAGTGCTGAGGACGATGACCGCTTTCGGGGGATACGGTGTAACAGTGTCCACGGGCCTTGAAAGGCTCCTCCGTGACTTACAGATCCTGAAGACTTACGAAGGTACTAACGACATACAGAGGATAAGTGCGTCTAGGCAGTTGTTTTACAGGTTTAAAGGTGTGAAGGTTGGTTGACCAGCCCTTTTACAGAGATGCTCTAGTAAGGAACTTCATAAGGTATCTGGTAGAAGAGAACCCACAACAGATCCAGATAACTGATGAAATGAAGGAAAACATTTGTTCAGTCTCTGACGGTGAACTGGAAAAACTCGTGGACGAGACTCTAGAGTTCATAGTAGCTGGAAATACCAGCGGATATGAAAGGGGCACAGTGATCAAGAGGATAAAGGAGATCTGCAGTGATCAGGGTCATTGACGTCCACGTCCACTACGCCATAATGAAGTTCGGTACGCCTGACCACTGTAAAAGACTGGCCGAGACTGCTAAGGGCGCAAGGTTTAACGTAAGGAACGAGGTCGTAGAGGTAGAAAAGGTAATACTTGTACCCTCTTTCCCTTGTCACTCAGATAAATGCGGGGATGCCTTTCACGATAACGTGAAGGTCATCAAAGAGAACCCCGACTTGTTTGCGACATGGGGAGAGGTAGACCCTAACTATTGCTCAGACCCAGTAAAAGAGTTGGAGAAGCAGTACGAGCTAGGGATCGTAGGTATAAAGCTCCACCCAGTGCATAAGTGGTTTAAGCCGAACGCGTATAGGGAAGAAGAAGGAGGAAACAAAAAGTTACTCAGGATCTATGAATTCGCTGAGGATCACGGACTACCCGTCTTAGTCCATACGGGTACGAGCATAGGAGAAGGAGCTAGGAACAAATACGGTGACCCGATACTATTAGACGACGTACTGAAAGACTTTCCGAGGGTCGCCATTATAATAGCGCACGCAGGAAGACCCATTTGGTATCAGACCGCTTTTTATTTAGCCAGGATGTTTACTAACGCCTATCTGGAGATATCATCAATTCCACCTAAACACTTGCTAAACGTACTACCGAGATTAACGGAAATAGAAGACAAGGTAATATACGGTAGCGATTTCCCCTCTTATGCTGAACAAGACCTAGCAGGGTATGCCGAAGAAACATATAA belongs to Stygiolobus caldivivus and includes:
- a CDS encoding amidohydrolase family protein, giving the protein MIRVIDVHVHYAIMKFGTPDHCKRLAETAKGARFNVRNEVVEVEKVILVPSFPCHSDKCGDAFHDNVKVIKENPDLFATWGEVDPNYCSDPVKELEKQYELGIVGIKLHPVHKWFKPNAYREEEGGNKKLLRIYEFAEDHGLPVLVHTGTSIGEGARNKYGDPILLDDVLKDFPRVAIIIAHAGRPIWYQTAFYLARMFTNAYLEISSIPPKHLLNVLPRLTEIEDKVIYGSDFPSYAEQDLAGYAEETYNVTKSERIMRDNAFRLLFKG
- a CDS encoding undecaprenyl-diphosphate phosphatase, whose protein sequence is MDAIKSIIIGIVQGISEWLPISSKTQEIFASHFLLGLSITVAYTFGLFMEMGSIGSALIYFRKDVVRVFKDRFLLKFLVIVTLITGIVGVPLYIISDKLLQNAYNPSIPMMILGAVLIVDGVYIKFTRENLKPREFNGLSLKHMVIIGVAQGLAALPGVSRSGMTVSTMLLLGIKPEDAFRYSYLAYIPAALGAVGTTLLFTRHNVSYAVDQIGTQGLIIALISAFITGILIIGILMRVAKTKTVYIINFLLGTIAILVSVLTLLG
- the sepP gene encoding undecaprenyl-diphosphatase SepP, translating into MKKYWVLLILFLALTVYVKLIGEQNIPLNVEVFKLINYNQYTPLNPVMVFLSKYGREYVWIPVTAILLVFKKTRRTAITLAASFILAIILGEASKYLVAQMRPFYYITPDYLLVPRPHDFSYPSGHALIVGDGAMVLAFTSPKWVWVPLFVEALLVSYSRVYVGVHWPLDILGGWLLGGWIALFTIDMEGRGLLRPFERALKAE
- a CDS encoding acyl-CoA dehydrogenase family protein yields the protein MMFPLKSLDQLQIGLTEDHELLRQSIREFSEKFLLPNVDKGEKERDFPKEAVDQARELGLFGLDIPTEYGGQGADYLSLLVTSEEISRVWTSFSALLLVHWMLGRAVLKYGNEEVKKKYLPEVASGRKIGGFANTEPEAGSDVAGIKSTAKKVNSHYVINARKIFITNGDIADYLIITARTSPPDPKARWKGISMFLVERDWGIKAVSRIETTGLKASHTAEILLEDVKVPEENLLGEEGLGFKYAVESFDYARTIVSSQAVGIAQSAFEKLIDYSLQRKSFERPIADFQMVQQKVSESFSDLMTSRLLTYWAGTLYQKGMMDEYIIAASLAKFHSTEAAEKVVLRTMTAFGGYGVTVSTGLERLLRDLQILKTYEGTNDIQRISASRQLFYRFKGVKVG